A region of Thermococcus argininiproducens DNA encodes the following proteins:
- a CDS encoding ABC transporter substrate-binding protein, with product MKKRIGFVMLFILIASVIAAGCIGGETTPSTTTQPTETESPTESPTQTTSPTSSPTPTGPITLVVLTRHDVTIQVMAKKMFLQSDIAKQYNIKDVKFIKAPESLWPTYIEKGADVGWGGGPTLFDDLFKNNYLAPIEDQKILGLVGNQIQETLAGMPMIRKGDDGKIYWIAAALSSFGFTVNHDVLKRWNLPVPQKWEEIASETFAMDPPQMGIADPTRSTSNTRIYQIILQAFGWDEGWKILRLIAANSKIYDASDAVREAVIAGDIAVGNTIDFYGYTAMKLNPSCEYIIPKGQSIINGDPIALLANSQNKEAAQAFIYWVLTEGQKIWLDEKINRLPVNPDVFSTPEGQKRPDLKRAYESALKTQGIEFDDNAALATVTSMQLYFKATLVDANQELHRAWVALVKAYKEGKISEEKYNELKARLLEPIEFKDPDTGQMVTLTEEYAEKINDRLAKDSSFRDTLMQEWREAARQKYQSVLSEVQG from the coding sequence GTGAAAAAGAGGATTGGTTTTGTGATGCTTTTTATTTTAATCGCAAGCGTAATAGCTGCTGGATGTATTGGTGGTGAGACTACACCCTCAACCACGACCCAACCTACTGAGACAGAATCCCCCACAGAATCTCCTACTCAAACCACCTCTCCAACTTCTTCTCCAACACCTACTGGTCCAATAACTCTAGTTGTCCTTACGAGACATGATGTTACTATTCAAGTGATGGCAAAGAAAATGTTTCTCCAAAGCGACATAGCTAAGCAATATAACATTAAAGATGTAAAGTTCATAAAAGCTCCAGAGTCCTTATGGCCCACATATATAGAAAAAGGAGCCGACGTCGGATGGGGTGGAGGCCCAACACTCTTTGATGATCTCTTCAAAAATAATTATTTAGCCCCCATCGAGGACCAAAAGATTTTAGGGCTTGTTGGAAATCAGATCCAAGAAACACTCGCTGGAATGCCAATGATCAGAAAAGGAGACGATGGAAAGATCTACTGGATAGCCGCTGCATTGTCATCCTTTGGATTCACTGTAAACCATGATGTCCTCAAGAGATGGAACCTCCCAGTTCCTCAAAAGTGGGAGGAAATTGCAAGTGAGACTTTTGCAATGGATCCACCCCAAATGGGAATAGCAGATCCAACAAGGAGCACTTCAAACACAAGAATTTATCAAATAATTCTCCAAGCATTTGGTTGGGACGAAGGATGGAAGATTCTTAGACTCATTGCTGCAAATTCAAAGATTTACGACGCAAGTGATGCTGTTAGAGAAGCTGTAATAGCGGGAGACATAGCTGTTGGAAACACCATTGATTTCTATGGATACACTGCAATGAAGCTTAATCCATCTTGTGAATATATTATTCCAAAAGGACAAAGCATAATAAATGGAGACCCAATAGCCCTTCTCGCAAACTCCCAAAACAAAGAAGCTGCTCAAGCATTTATTTATTGGGTTCTTACTGAAGGACAAAAGATATGGCTTGATGAAAAAATAAACAGGCTTCCAGTTAACCCAGATGTATTTAGCACACCTGAGGGGCAAAAGAGACCTGACCTGAAAAGAGCATATGAAAGTGCACTTAAGACCCAAGGTATCGAATTTGATGATAACGCAGCTTTAGCCACTGTAACTTCAATGCAGCTTTACTTCAAAGCAACCCTCGTAGATGCAAACCAAGAGCTTCACAGGGCCTGGGTGGCTCTTGTAAAAGCATACAAAGAAGGAAAAATAAGCGAAGAGAAATACAATGAACTCAAGGCAAGACTTTTAGAACCTATAGAGTTCAAAGATCCAGATACAGGACAAATGGTTACCCTAACTGAGGAATATGCAGAAAAGATAAATGACAGACTTGCAAAAGACTCATCCTTTAGGGACACTCTAATGCAAGAGTGGAGAGAGGCCGCAAGACAAAAATACCAAAGCGTTCTTTCGGAGGTGCAAGGATGA